TGGCCGTCTTTTCGGCGGATTCTGATTGTCGCTTTCATCTACGAAGGTGTCGCCAACTGGCAGGAAACCGACGGTGTTATCCGGATGATGGTGCCCGGCCAGCCCGAAATCGAAGTGCGCATGAACGAACTTAGCACCAGCAGAAAAGACGTGATGTGCGCCGTTGCCCTTTTGGAAAACGATAATAACCAGATCCGCGTCAGTCGCGAGGTCCGTTTCTTTAACGGTCACGAACAGGTTGACCGGGCCTATGGCTGGGGACTGGCCTGGCGTGCGGGCCGGAAATAGCGCCCGACTGTCGATGTTTATCAGAGAAAGGTTTAGAGCATGAGAAGACTTCCCGTATACCTGCTGCTTGATACGTCGACATCCATGCGCGGCGAGGCGATCAATGCCGTCCGTGACGGGCTGGACCTTTTGGTCAGTACCTTGCGCCAGGATCCTTATGCGCTGGAAACGGCATATTTGTCCGTCATCACCTTTGATACCTCCGCCAGCCAGGTTGTGCCCCTGACGGAACTGACCGAATTTCAGGCGCCCGACATCGACGCCAATGGGGCAACCTCGCTGGGCGAGGCGCTTTCGCTGGTTGCAGATTGTATCGATCGCGAGGTTCATAAATCGGATATGGATACCAAGGGCGACTGGAAGCCTTTGGTTTTTCTGATGACGGATGGTGCCCCGACCGATAGCTGGGAGAAAGGCCTTGCCGCGTTTAAGGCCGCAAAGCCGGGCCTGGTTGTATGTTGTGCGGCGGGCCCAAGGGCAGATACCAAAGTTCTGGAAACGATTTCCGAGATTGTGGTGACGCTTGATACGGCAGATGGTGCGACCATTGCCTCCTTTTTCAAATGGGTATCGGCATCAATTACCACCTCTTCGCGCAAGATCGATCAGAACAAAAATGATGTTGACGGTGTTGATGAACTTCCACCGACGCCAGCGGGAGTCAATCTAACAAAATCCTGATTCTGATGTGACCGGAATTCAAGGGGCTGATTTGAAAGGACGAACATGAGAAGACTTCCCGTTTATATCTTGCTCGACACGTCAGGCAGTATGCAGGGTGAGCCGATCGAAGCGGTGAATTCTGGCATGGAAACCCTGATCGGGGCGCTGCGACAGGACCCTTACGCCCTTGAAACGGTTTATATGACCATCATTACCTTCGATGCTGAGGCAAAAACCATTTTGCCGCTGACAGCACTGGAAGATGTGGTTCTGCCGCAGATTACCACGCCGCGTTCAGGCCCCACACATATGGGGCTGGCACTGGAAACACTCGGCAGGCAGGTCAGTTCCGACATTATTAAAAGCACGGATGAAGCCAAGGGCGACTGGGCCCCATATTTGTTTGTGATGACCGATGGCAAACCGTCCGACACGCAGCTTTATCAGGAACAGTGCGTTGCCATGCGCAAGCTGGGCTTTGCCAATATCATTGGCTGTGCGGCGGGCCCCAAGGCGCGCGAAGATGATCTCAGGCCGTTATGCGATCATGTTTTACGCCTCGATACAATGGATGGCAGTGCTTTTTCCCAGCTTTTCAAATGGGTTTCCGAAGTGATTGCGTCGGGCAATAAAAGTCTGGGCAGCAATGCTTCGGCAAAGTTGCCGCCACCGCCGCCGGAAATCAACGTGGTGTTGTGATGCGAAAGTTCCCTATTTTTCTGGTTATTGATGTTTCGGAATCAATGGCGGGTGACGCATTAACCGAACTTGAAAATGGAATGCGCCAGATCACGGCGGATCTGATGACCGATCCCTATGCGCTGGAAACGGCGTGGCTGTCCGTCATTGCGTTTGCCGGACGCGCCAGAACGTTAACCCCGTTGACCGAATTGCCGGAATTTGTCCCGCCGCATCTTCCCATCGGGGGCGGGACCGGCCTGGGTGGGGCGCTGGTGCATCTGATGGATGAGATCGACCGGAATGTATCGGTAAACACAGCCGGGCAAAAAGGCGACTGGAAACCACTTGTGTTTTTAATGACCGATGGCGTTCCGACAGATGATGCCGAACCCGCCCTGCGCCGCTGGAAACAAAGCTATGCGGACCGTGTTTCGCTGGTGGCGGTGTCGATTGGCGGTGGCGGTGATCACGCCGTTTTGTCGCAACTGACCGATGATATTATCCCCTTTGATGACACGGCAGAGGGGGCGTTCAAGAAATTCATCATGTGGATCACCAACTCGGTTAAAAGTTCAACCCGCAGTGTCACGGCTGGCGGCGGGATTTCGCTTGCCAAGATGGGGGATGATGTTTCTGGCGGGGCGACGGGCGGTCTGCCGTTCGAGACCGTGGATGACCGCTATGCCGTCTTTGTCGGACGCTGCGCCAAAAACAGGGCGCCTTATGTCGTTAAATATGAACGTCATTTAAACCAGATCGGGTCGCAGGATCCGCGCCTGGCAGAGCTTTTCCAAAGGCGGGATTATCTTTTGAAGGCAGCCGTACCGGTGCAGGAGGATTATTTCGAGCTGTCGGACGGGTCGCGCTCTGACGCGAGTGTCAGTTCTGTTCAGCTTCTCGGGCAGCCCGATTGCCCGCATTGTCATGCCCCGTTTGGGATGGCGTTATGTGGATGCGGCAGCATCCATTGTGTGCAGGGCGATGGTCCTGCAACCTGCCCCTGGTGTGGCAAGACCGGCAATTATGGTGTCTCAGACGGATCGGATGGCGGCTTCGAGATCGAGCGGGGCCGGGGATGACGCGAAGTCCGGAGCAAAAAACCTACGAGGATCTTGCCTTTCGGTTTTTTGTCACAACGCTGTGCTGCAACGGATGCCGGGTGCCGTCGAACATTCCCGACGGGCTGGAGAACCTAACCGAAGAAGAATTGACGGTTTTGGCCTATCTTCAGCAGGTGTCCCAGGAACGTTCCATCATCGCCGATCCGGAACCAGAGGACGACGATCCTGCCCTGGCAGGCTCATCCTTCGGAGAAATGGAACAAGAGGAACCGGACGAACAGCACGAACAGGAAGAACAGGATGAAACTGTTTCCGTTCCTGTAACGCCGGAGCCTGAAATAATTGACCAGGCATCGACCCGTGTCGAAGAGAACATGGCGATAGAGGGCAACGATGCGCTCGACGGTGAGGGAACACCCTCCGTGGTCTCGGAAGATGAAACAGATGCCTCGATACCGTTAAACCCTTTAGCTGCGGATAATGCAGCGCCACCGGTTGACGAAACGAATGGCGATGCCGCTCATCATCAGATGTCGGATAACGCGTTACCTACGGAGGATAACACCGTGATCAAAGGGCCGGGCGGCATCGTGAAAACGGGTTTTGAGGCATCCTATTCGGAACCGGAGCGGATTAACCTCAAAAATGGCCGGTCTCGTCAGCCCTATGAAACAACCATTCAGGGTTATTCCGGTATCGAGATCACCGATGATGGTGGCACCGGTTTGTCGATTTCGTCGGACGGTGATGTGTCGGGACATGACATTCAGGCAGGTGAATACACCCTGTTTTTGAAGGCGGTCAAACAGGGCGAACCGGTTGTTATTCGTGCGCGCTTGTCGATCATCCCGGACCCTCGCGATTTGTGGAAAACAATCCCTTCTGATCAGGACGCCCCGATGGCCAAGCCGGACCAGAGTTTCGATTGTCAAACCGGCGAGGGCCTTGTCGTTGCGGCGAGCAAGCGGGGGCGCTCCCATGCCCAGGAGGGCAAATATCGGGATGACGATTTTCGTATTCGGGCCGATACAGATACCGGCTGGCATATTCTGATTGTCGCTGATGGCGCGGGATCTGCCGATCTTAGCCGTGAAGGCAGCAGGATCGCGTGCGAAACCGTTATGGAAGCCTTGCCAGCACTTTTGGCAGAAAAGGTAGATCCCTGGCTGGAGGAAACTTTGGCGCGTTATGCGGCCGATCCGGATGCCTGGGCAACCGAAGTGCGCTGTGATTTGCTTTATCCTGTCTTGCCGGAAGCGGCCCTGAGGGCGGCCCGCGCGATCGAGGACAAAGCTGCCGAAATCAAACAGGACCCATCGGCGTTTTCGACAACGATTGTCATCGCGATTTGTCGCAAGGTGGCAGACCGGTGGTTTAGCGCAAGTTTCACTGTTGGGGATGGCGGTGTCGCCATTTTTGATGCCAAAGCGGAAACCGTTACGGTGATGTGCCGGCCTGACAGCGGAGAATTTGCCGGTCAAACGCGGTTTTTGGCATCAACCGAGTTCCGGGACCCGCACGCTGTTATGGGGCGCGTGTTTGTTGATCTGTGCGACAGTTTCACGGTTCTTGCCGCAATGACCGACGGCATCACCGATCCAAAATTTCCGACAGATTCAGCCTTTGCCAATGCCGAAATTTGGGCGGATTTCTGGACCAATGATCTGTGCGCGCAGGTCGATCTTCACCAGGATAATGACGGGCTGAAGGACCAGATGATGGCCTGGCTTGATTTCTGGTCGCGCGGGAACCACGATGACCGAACCATCGCCCTGATGATGCCAAACCAGAACGAACAAACTCTTGAGACAAAGAAAGCCGTTGCCAAACCGCAAGAAGGTCAGTCCCGGAATTCTGCGGCACAGGATGGGACAGACGGTGATCAGGCAGACGTGCAATGAGCATTGTAAATTTGACATCGGAAGGCGGGAAGCCTGTTTCTTTTGTCGATGAAGTGATTGCTTCCGGGGCAATGAAGGACATTTATGTCAGCCCTGACAAGACCTATGTGGTCGGCTTTTTCCGCGATACCCAGGACGCGACCCTGAAGGAACGTTTGCGCGAAATTACCACCCGGTATCGCAGCAATCTTTTTGACAAGGATAGCGGCGATTTCTGGAAGGATTATTTTTGCTGGCCGACAGATACCGTTGAACATAACGGCCGGATCGGGGTTGTCGTACCGTTTTATGCGTCGGATTTTTTCTTCCAGTACGGAAGTGTGAAAGACGATATGCTTAAAATTCGCGGTAAGGACAAGGAGGGTAAGTGGTTTGCCTCGGCCTCCAACCGGGAAAAGTTCCTTGATCCGCGCGAAAAGGGCAACTGGCTGACGCATCTTCAAATCTGTTTGTCAATTTCGCGTGCTGTGCGGCGGTTGCATATGGCGGGCCTGGCGCATTCGGATTTAAGTTATAAAAATGTTCTGGTCGATCCGACAAAAGGCAAAGCCTGCCTTATTGACATTGACGGGCTGGTAGTGCCGGGCAAGTTTGCGCCCGATGTTGTTGGCACGCCCGATTTCATCGCGCCCGAGGTCATTGCGACGCAACATCTTGACCGGGAAGACCCGGCACGGGTTTTACCCTCCCGCACGACGGATCGTCATGCGCTGGCCGTTTTGATTTACATGTATCTGTTCTTTCGCCATCCCCTGCGCGGGCGCAAGGTGCACGACCCGGATGCAACGCGTGACGAGGAACTGAGCATGGGAGAGCGCGCTTTGTTCATCGAGCATCCTACCGATGACAGCAACCGGGTCCGCCCCGAGGACCTAAGGCCCCAGTCGCTGCCGTGGGGGGACCCGGCCCAACGCCCCTATACAATGGCGGGTCCGCTTTTGACCGAACTATTTGACCGCGCGTTTATTGCAGGGTTGCATGCGCCGGAAAAGCGCCCCTCTGCGGCCGAGTGGGAAAGCGCGCTGGTGCGCACAATGGATATGATACAGCCCTGTTCGGCGGGTTGTGACATGGGCTGGTTCGTGTTTGATAATTCGCGTGCCCCCGTATGTCCGCATTGCGGGACGGCATATCGGGGTAAGTTGCCGGTGCTTAATCTGTATTCAAGCCGGACAAAGGGCAGCTTCCATGCCGATAATCATCGCGTCATGGTATGGGATGGACAGTCGCTTTTTCCCTGGCATGTCAATCGTACGATTTTCCCCAATGAGCATCTTACCGCCGCACAAAAGAAAAGGGTGGGCTATTTTCAGATGCACGAGGGCGACTGGTATCTGGTCAATGAAGCAATGCCGGGCATGAAAAATGTTTCAACCGGTCAGGAAATTGCGATCGGGGACCCTGTGAAACTTGAGGACGGATTACAGATTTTGTTGTCCGCCCAAGAGGGTGGGCGGCTGATTCAGGTGCAGATGGCCGGGGCGTAATCGTTTGTCAGCATGGCGCGATAACCGGCAACACCCAGGGGCGGCCGTTGTGGGGGCCATTTTAAAGCGCGAATTTTCCCAGATTGTCCCCGTCCTAATTGTTCAGGCAGTCGATATGCTGGCGATAGAGACGGGCAAGTTCGACCGGGCTCATGGTGTGTCCTTCTGATTGAAATTCATTTTTCTCGATGGGCCGGTTTGGAAGGCGCGCTGTGATAACCCTGCAAAAATGAACGATCTTTGATCGGTGCAATGCAACTGAACCCGTTTTACGCTAGGATGGGTCAAGATACAAATCGGTGGCGGAGGCAGGGTTATGAAAATCGGTATTGTCGGGGCGGGCATGGTGGGCAGTTCGGCGGGGTATGCCATTGCCCTGATGGGTATTGCCAGTTCGGTGATTTTTGTCGATCGCAATGCAGACCTGGCTCGTGCTCAGGCCGAAGATATTTCCCATGCCGTGCCGTTCATGTCTTCCTGTCTTGTTCATGCCGGAGATTATGCCGACCTGAAAGGCGCATCGGTGGTCATTCTCGCCGCCGGTGTTAGCCAGAAACCCGGTGAAACCCGGCTGGAGCTGTTGGGCCGCAATGCGAATGTGTTTCGCGAGGTGGTGGGCGAAGTTTTGCGTGTCACGCCTGATGCGATTTTGCTGATTGCATCGAACCCTGTCGACATCATGACGCAAATCACCGCCCGCCTTTCCGGCCTGCCCGCCGCGCGGGTGATCGGGTCGGGTACGATCCTCGATACCGCCCGCTTTCGCAGTCTTTTGGGCCGGCATTTGGGCATTTCGCCGCAATCGGTACATGCCTATGTGCTGGGAGAACATGGTGATAGCGAAGTGCTGGCCTGGTCCAATGCCAGGGCCGGGTCGGAACCGTTATTGTCCTTTGCCACCCAGCTTGGCGTGCCGATCAGTGATGCGCAAAAGGCGGAAATTGACGATGGCGTGCGCAATGCGGCCTATAAAATTATCAATGGCAAGGGGGCAACCTACTATGGCATTGGGGCCGGTTTGGCGCGTATTGTTAAATCCATCGCACAGGACCAGCAGGATGTTTTATCCGTTTCCGTTGTCACCCGAAATGTGGCGGGGGTGGAAGATGTGGCCCTGTCGATCCCGCGTGTGGTGGGGGCAGCGGGCATTTGTGCCGATATGATGCCAACCCTGGATGATGCCGAGAATGACGCCCTTCATCGCAGTGCCAGCCTGTTGAAATCCACCATCGAGGCGGTTGCGCTTTAGGGCCGATACAGTAACAATTTGCTATATTGGAAGACGTATTTCAAATACAGCAATATAAAGGCCGTCGAAAACAGGAGACAGGCGATATGACAGCGGAAATACCGCCGATGCCGACCGATGAAGGCATTATAGCCTTTCAAAAACAGGCTGAGTCCTTTTATCCGCCAGATGCAGTAAGTGCCAGCATTGAACAACAACGCGCATGGTACGATGCCTTTTGCGCCAGCTTTAACCCGCCAGACCCAGCGGGGTTAAGGTTTGAGGATGGCGAAATTGCCGGGGTGCCGGTGCGGTATTTTCATCCATCCGTGCAAAAAACCGCCTGTTGCCTGCTTTATTTTCACGGTGGCGGTTTTGTTGTTGGCTCGCGCGACAGCCACCATGCCATTTGCGCCGAAATTGCCGAATTTTGCGGGGCAGAGCTGATCTCGGTCGATTATCGTTTGGCCCCCGAACATATCTGGCCTGCCGCATCGGATGATGGTTATGCCGTGCTGAGCTACTTACTAAGGCGTGGGCACCGGACGGTGGTGATGGGTGATAGCGCCGGTGCCAATATGACCGCAGGCTTGATGATACGTGCACAGCGTGATGATGTTGGCGGCAGGATTGCCGGTCAGGTTTTGCTCTATCCCGCACTCGGCGGGGATATGACACGCGGGTCTTATGTTGAAATGGCGCAGGCACCGGGTCTTACGACGCAGGATGTGCACTATTATCGCGATATTTTGCAAGCGCCGGAAAATGATGCTGTGGCACATCCATTAAAGGCGGATGACGTTTCAAACCTGCCACCGGCTTATATATCTTCGGCCTTTTTTGACCCGTTGCGCGATGATGGCCGCCATTATGCAGCAAAACTGGTGCAGGCCGGGGTGAATGTGATTTATCGCGAGGAACCGCAAATGGTACATGGCTGGTTGCGCGCACGCCATATGAGCGATGGGGCGCGTACTGGTTTTGATCATTTGTGCCGGGCGGTTGCCGGATTTTGTGAAACCGGACCGTGACGATAGGGTGTCACGGCCCGGTTTGTACATATGTCACAATTACATGAAATCGCGTGGAATGGTGCGGTTCCAGGTTTTCCGATACACTTCCTGATCATTTTCGACAGCAATAACGCTGGCTTCGATATGCCAGTCGGTTTTGCTGCAGGTAAGTGTTGCTGCACATACCGTCCGGGTAAACCAGCCCGTGCGTTCCATATCGCAGGTCCACATGGCATGTCCGCGCAGGGATGTCGGATCATCGGGCGAGATGGTCCAGGTTTCGTCGCGGATCTGGCGCGTTGAAAGCCCCGTGTCGGGATGTTCAAACAGGCCGGTATCTTCGAGAATGCAATAATCGGTTTTGTTGGTCGTCATGTTACGGCGCACTTCGCGGCGCGTGTTGGCCGGTTGATGTTCAATATAATGTGGCAGCGGGTCCGGGTTTTCCGGTTCAGGCAGATCAATCACCTGATGATCGCCCAGCAGGGGCAGGGCCAAATCGATGGATGCCGTATCGATGGTGACACCGGCATTAAACGGGTCTGGCAAAATCATCGGCCAATAGGCGGTGGAAATGGCAACACGAAGTTTGTGCCCCGCGCGGATGCGATAGCCGCAGGCATCCAGCACCACCTTGATGCTAACCTTTTCGCCCTTTGGCATCGGTTGCGGGGCGTTGTAATGGGCTTCAGGGTTACGATGCGCCAGGTTTAACACACCAAAGGCAATGCGGGCGGCGGTGCCATCGGGATGAATATCGACAAGCCGCACACACAGATTGGCCCAGTCAGCATCGCAGGCAACATTCAGTGTGATTTCCGGACGGCCCAGAAGATCGAGGTCCTGTTTTAGCGCATGGCTGTCAAAACATAGCGATCCGGCATCGTCACCGCGCTGGTCAATCGCCATTTCCGCATCGGGTTTCAGGGTGAAATATTCGCCCGCTGCCGTGCCGGTATCAAGCGGTGATTTCAGGAAAACACTGTTTTCGCCGTCGGCAGTGCTGATGATCGCCTCCGCATTTTTGGCATCTACCAGGCGGTCATCGCGGATATGATAATGCAGCATTGCGGGGGTTTGCCAGGTTTCCTTGGCAATCCAGAAGCCATTATCATGGTCGCGGCGCGGGGCCGGTTTGACGGCATCAAGGATATAGGCCCGCATTTGCGCAAGGTCTTCGGCCCCGTTTTTGTCATCGCGCAGCCAGCGGTTCCACCAGCGAATGGCCTCGCCGTGGAAATCAGCCCGTGGTTTGGGCCAGGCAAAATGCGGATATTTATGCACCCACGGGCCAATCAGGGCCTTGGCGCGGTCCGGCATGCCTTCAATCGCCCGAACCGGTGTGTTACGATAGCCATCGGCCCAGCCCGCCATGACCATTGACGGGATTTTTACAGCATCAAAATCCTCGCAGATCGAGGCATGTTTCCAAAAATCATCGCGCCTTTGATGCTCAAGCCATTCCTCAAGGAAGAACGGTTCGTTTTCCAGGCGTTCCAGCCACATGTCACGCCAGCGGTCGCCCACCAGTTCCGGGTCGGGGGAACGGGATTGATAGGCCAGCATGGTTGCCGCCCAGGAAAGCTGAACCGCAAGCTGACAGCCATTTTTATAGTGAATGTCGTCATTATAGCGATCCACTGTCGAGGCAATGGAAATGACAGCCTTTAGCGCCGGGGGCTGCAGGGCGGCAACCTGAAGGCAGTTAAAGCCCCCCCATGAAATGCCCATCATGCCCACATTGCCGTTGCACCAGGCCTGATCCGCAATCCAGGCGATGATTTCGCAGGCATTGGCAAGTTCAAGCGGGGTATATTCGCCGTCAATAACGCCATCGGATTCACCTGAGCCGCGAATATCCACCCGTACCCCGGCAATGCCGGCGGCGGCAAAAACCGGATAGGTGGATTCATCGCGCGGGCTGGTACCGTCGCGTTTGCGGTAGGGTAGAAATTCCAGCACGGCAGGAACAGGCGTGGTGTCCGCCAGGTCGGGCATCCAGATGCGTGCGGCCAGGCGGGTGCCGTCCTTCAGGGTGATCCATGTATTTTCAATAACGGAATGGGTGCTATCGGGCATTCTTTATCCAATGTTGGTGGGGCGTATTTGTATTATCGGGCATGTTAAAGCCAATGACCGGTTTGGGGCGATCATGGGCGCAAATATGGAAAACACCGCCCGAAAATTATCCGGGCGGTGTGGTGAATTTGGCAGGATCAGTTGCCGGCACTTTCCATGCGGCGGGTTGCCAGGACCTTTTCCAGCCAGCCCAGTTCCATTTCCGGCACCGATTTAAGCAAAAGATCGGTGTAGTCATCAAACGGGGGCGAGAGCACACTGGAACGCGGGCCGAAATCCACCAGCTTGCCTTGCAGCATGACCGCGACGGAATCGGCAATGGCGCGGACAATGGCAATGTCATGCGTGATGAACAGATAGGAAACACTGGTTTCCGCCTGCAAACGCATTAGCAGATCCAGGATGCCTTCCGCCACCAGCGGGTCCAAGGCCGAGGTTGGTTCGTCACACAGGATCAGTTCCGGTTCGGCGGCAAGGGCGCGGGCGATGGCGACACGCTGTTTTTGCCCGCCGGAAAGTTCGGCGGGGTAGCGGTCGTAAAAACCCGAACCCATTTCGATTTCATCTAGCAGTTCCTGCACCCGTTCCTTTTTCTTGCGACCACTCAGGCCGAAATAAAACGCTAACGGGCGACCAATGATTTGCCCCACTGTCTGGCGTGGATTCATGGCGGTATCGGCCATTTGGTAAATCAACTGAATGCGGCGCATCTGGTCGCGGTTGCGTTTTTTGTGCTGCGCAGGCAGTTCTTCATCGGCAAAGGTAATCGACCCGTCGGTGGGGGGCAAAAGCCCGGTGATGACCCGGGCCAGCGTTGATTTGCCAGATCCGGATTCCCCAACCACGGCCAGCGTTTGCCCGCGCGGCACATGCAGTGATACATCGTGCAGCACCTTGAAACCATTGCCATAGGATGCCGAGACATTATTAACCGACAGCAGCGCCTGGGACTGGTCCCTGGCTTCGCGCTGTTTGGTTTGGCGAACGGAAATCAGCGCCTTGGTATAGTCTTCCTGCGGGGATTCGATAATTTGCTGGACCGGGCCATATTCAACCGTCTCGCCGTTGCGCAGGACCATGATGTCATCGGAAATCTGGGCAACAACAGCCAGATCGTGGGTGATGTAGAGGGCAGCGGTGTTTGTTTCCTCAATCGCGCTTTTGATCGCTGCCAGAACATCGATCTGGGTGGTAACATCCAGCGCGGTGGTGGGTTCGTCAAAAACGATCAGTTCGGGGTTGGAACACAGTGCCATGGCTGTCATGGCACGTTGCAACTGTCCGCCCGATACCTGATGGGGGTAACGGTCGCCAAAATTGTCCGGGTCGGGCAGGCCCAGAATATTAAACAGATAAAGCGCACGGGCACGGGCTTCTTCGCGGGTCATCAGGCCATGTTCAAGGGTTGCCTCGATCACCTGATCGCCCAGCTTGTGCGCCGGGTTAAACGCGGCCGCAGCAGACTGGGCCACATAACACACCCGGGCACCGCGAATTTGGCGAATGCCCTGTTTGCCTGCCTTGAGGATATCCTCGCCATCGAGCAAAACTTCGCCACCGGTAATGCGCACCCCACCCCGGCCATAGGCCAGGGCCGACAGCCCGATGGTGGATTTTCCCGCACCAGATTCCCCGATCAGGCCCAGGACCCTGCCCCGTTCAAGGTCAAAGGAAACGCCGTGGACAATTTCGATGTCATTGGGGGCTTCACCGGGTGGGTAGACCGTGGCGCCAATTTGTAAATTGCGTACCGATAACATATTAGCCATCTCCGCGGCCTCCCTTCAGGCTGGATGTTCGTTTCAGCAACCAGTCCACAATCATATTCACGCAAATTGCCAGGGCGGCAATTGCGCCACCGGGAATAAGGGCCGCGGAAATGCCAAAGATGATGCCATCCTTGTTATCCTTGACCATGCCGCCCCAGTCTGCCGCTGGCGGTTGAATGCCGAGGCCCAGAAAGGACAGAGTAGAGAGAAACAGGATGGAAAAGGCGAAGCGCAGACCAAATTCGGCCAGAAGCGGGGTGAGGGTATTGGGCAGGATTTCGCGGAAAATGATCCACATTTTGCCTTCACCGCGCAGTTTGGCGGCTTCGACAAATTCCATCACGGCGACATCGAGTGCCACCGCACGGCCCAGCCGGTAAACACGGGTGGAATCCAGAACCGCCATGACGACAATCAGGATCCAGAGGTTTTGCGGCAGCACCGCCAATACCACAAGCGCGAATATCAGGGTCGGGATCGACATCATCAGATCGTTAAAGCGCGACAGGCCCTGATCAATGATACCGCGCGACACAGCAGCAGTGAAGCTAAGGAAAATACCGATCGAGAAGGACAGAACCGAGGCCGTCAGGGCGACAAACAGCGTGGTCCGGGCACCATAAATCAGGCGCGAAAGCAGGTCACGGCCGAGATTATCGGTCCCGAGAAGGAAATGGGCATCGGCGGCAAGCCAGACATCGCCGACAATTTCGCGTTCGCCGTAAGGGGCCAGCAGCGGGGCAAAAATGGCACAGCCAAATGCCAGAACCAGGCCGATAATGCCGATCCAGGCGGTAATGGGAATTTCACGTAATCTCATCGCGGGTGCCTCAGTTTCGGGTTGGCAACAATGGCGATCAGATCGGCAACCATGTTTAGCAGGATGTAAACGGCGGCAAAGATAAGGCCGCAGGCCTGCACCACGGGCATGTCGCGCACGGTCACGGCATCGACCATATATTGCCCCATACCAGGATAGACAAAAACCACCTCGACCACGACAACACCCACCACCAGATAGGCCAGGTTCAGCGCGACAACATTGACAATCGGCGCTATGGCGTTGGGGGCAGCGTGCTTGATAATGGTTTTAAAGGCACCAAGGCCCTTAAGCTCGGCCGTTTCCATATAGGCCGATGACATGACACTGATGATGGCCGCACGGGTCATGCGCATCATGTGGGCCAGCACAACCAGCACCAGGGTGGCGGTGGGCAGCGCAATGGCCGAAAGCCGCTCGCCAAAGGACATGCCGTCGTAAACCGTGGCCGGGAAACTGGCGACGCCAAACTTGACGGAGAAAAACAGGATCAGCAGGTAGCCGATGAAAAATTCCGGTAAGGAAATGGCCGCGAGCGAGATGATATTGATGATTCGGTCCGGGATGCGGTTGCGAAAATGCACGGCTAGCATACCAAGACCGACTGCCAGCGGCACGGAAATGATGGCGGCACAAAAGGCAAGAAATAGCGAATTGCCCAAACGTTTGCCGATTTGTTCGGAAACGGAATTGCCGCTGGCCCAGCTTTTGCCAAAATCGCCCTGCACGGCATTGCCCAGCCATTCAAAATAGCGGGTGGTGATGGGGCGTTCGAGGCCAAGCTGCGCCCGGATATTGGCAACCGCCTGCGGGGTGGCTGACTGGCCAAGATAGGTTTGGGCAAAATCGCCTGGCAGAGCCTCGACACCACCAAAAATCAGGATCGAAACGGCAAGTAACAGGCCTGCACTCAGCCCAAGGCGTTGCAGGATCAGAACCGTTAGCGGATACCGTTGTTTTAAC
The DNA window shown above is from Thalassospira sp. TSL5-1 and carries:
- a CDS encoding VWA domain-containing protein, with product MRRLPVYLLLDTSTSMRGEAINAVRDGLDLLVSTLRQDPYALETAYLSVITFDTSASQVVPLTELTEFQAPDIDANGATSLGEALSLVADCIDREVHKSDMDTKGDWKPLVFLMTDGAPTDSWEKGLAAFKAAKPGLVVCCAAGPRADTKVLETISEIVVTLDTADGATIASFFKWVSASITTSSRKIDQNKNDVDGVDELPPTPAGVNLTKS
- a CDS encoding VWA domain-containing protein — protein: MRRLPVYILLDTSGSMQGEPIEAVNSGMETLIGALRQDPYALETVYMTIITFDAEAKTILPLTALEDVVLPQITTPRSGPTHMGLALETLGRQVSSDIIKSTDEAKGDWAPYLFVMTDGKPSDTQLYQEQCVAMRKLGFANIIGCAAGPKAREDDLRPLCDHVLRLDTMDGSAFSQLFKWVSEVIASGNKSLGSNASAKLPPPPPEINVVL
- a CDS encoding TerY-C metal binding domain-containing protein; its protein translation is MRKFPIFLVIDVSESMAGDALTELENGMRQITADLMTDPYALETAWLSVIAFAGRARTLTPLTELPEFVPPHLPIGGGTGLGGALVHLMDEIDRNVSVNTAGQKGDWKPLVFLMTDGVPTDDAEPALRRWKQSYADRVSLVAVSIGGGGDHAVLSQLTDDIIPFDDTAEGAFKKFIMWITNSVKSSTRSVTAGGGISLAKMGDDVSGGATGGLPFETVDDRYAVFVGRCAKNRAPYVVKYERHLNQIGSQDPRLAELFQRRDYLLKAAVPVQEDYFELSDGSRSDASVSSVQLLGQPDCPHCHAPFGMALCGCGSIHCVQGDGPATCPWCGKTGNYGVSDGSDGGFEIERGRG
- a CDS encoding PP2C family serine/threonine-protein phosphatase, with the protein product MTRSPEQKTYEDLAFRFFVTTLCCNGCRVPSNIPDGLENLTEEELTVLAYLQQVSQERSIIADPEPEDDDPALAGSSFGEMEQEEPDEQHEQEEQDETVSVPVTPEPEIIDQASTRVEENMAIEGNDALDGEGTPSVVSEDETDASIPLNPLAADNAAPPVDETNGDAAHHQMSDNALPTEDNTVIKGPGGIVKTGFEASYSEPERINLKNGRSRQPYETTIQGYSGIEITDDGGTGLSISSDGDVSGHDIQAGEYTLFLKAVKQGEPVVIRARLSIIPDPRDLWKTIPSDQDAPMAKPDQSFDCQTGEGLVVAASKRGRSHAQEGKYRDDDFRIRADTDTGWHILIVADGAGSADLSREGSRIACETVMEALPALLAEKVDPWLEETLARYAADPDAWATEVRCDLLYPVLPEAALRAARAIEDKAAEIKQDPSAFSTTIVIAICRKVADRWFSASFTVGDGGVAIFDAKAETVTVMCRPDSGEFAGQTRFLASTEFRDPHAVMGRVFVDLCDSFTVLAAMTDGITDPKFPTDSAFANAEIWADFWTNDLCAQVDLHQDNDGLKDQMMAWLDFWSRGNHDDRTIALMMPNQNEQTLETKKAVAKPQEGQSRNSAAQDGTDGDQADVQ
- a CDS encoding helix-hairpin-helix domain-containing protein, whose protein sequence is MSIVNLTSEGGKPVSFVDEVIASGAMKDIYVSPDKTYVVGFFRDTQDATLKERLREITTRYRSNLFDKDSGDFWKDYFCWPTDTVEHNGRIGVVVPFYASDFFFQYGSVKDDMLKIRGKDKEGKWFASASNREKFLDPREKGNWLTHLQICLSISRAVRRLHMAGLAHSDLSYKNVLVDPTKGKACLIDIDGLVVPGKFAPDVVGTPDFIAPEVIATQHLDREDPARVLPSRTTDRHALAVLIYMYLFFRHPLRGRKVHDPDATRDEELSMGERALFIEHPTDDSNRVRPEDLRPQSLPWGDPAQRPYTMAGPLLTELFDRAFIAGLHAPEKRPSAAEWESALVRTMDMIQPCSAGCDMGWFVFDNSRAPVCPHCGTAYRGKLPVLNLYSSRTKGSFHADNHRVMVWDGQSLFPWHVNRTIFPNEHLTAAQKKRVGYFQMHEGDWYLVNEAMPGMKNVSTGQEIAIGDPVKLEDGLQILLSAQEGGRLIQVQMAGA